The stretch of DNA GATCTGGAAGATGCCCTGGTCCATATGCAGTGGATCGGTATGGAATATGCCACCATCCGCCAGGCTGTTTTTCTTCGGTGGCAGAAAGATGGACGGGGATCTCTTCCCTACGAAACACTCCGGGATTATATGGTAGTGATCTCCAGAATGACCGGATATGAGGAAGACGATATCCGGGAATATCTTGAGAACAGTTTTGAAGAGCTTCTGTGGGAGTGGGGATATTTTGCGCTGATCACAGGGAAATGACTTTATAACTTAAAGTTATATTAAGTATTAAAAATATACATTTTAATTATATGATGTTTTGTGTTAGAATATAGGACGAATAGGGTAGCGGAGGAATGACTGCCCTGAAATGGATAACGATCAGAAAGGAACTTGTTTTATGGATAAGGGAACAATTTTTAAATTTCATAATGACCTTGATACCGATCAGATCATTGCATCCCAGTATCTGCTTCTGCCGAATCTGGATGAAATGAAAGGCCACACATTTGAATCACTGGATCCGGATTTTTCCAAAAAGGTTAAACCGGGAGATTTTGTAGTTGGAGGAGAGAACTTCGGATGCGGATCCTCCAGAGAGCAGGCACCGGGTGTTCTTAAGGCACTTGGAGTAAAGGCAGTTATTGCGAAATCTTTTGCCCGTATTTTTTTCCGCAATGCCATTAATATCGGACTTCCGGCAATTGTCTGTAAGGATCTTCCGGATGCTGTGAAGACAGGAGATACCCTGGAGCTTCATATGTCCGAGGGAACTGCTGTTGCTAATGGTAAGACTTATTCCTGCACAAAACTGCCGGAATACATGCAGAATATACTGAATCAGGGCGGCCTTATCGCTTCTCTGAACCGTGAGGAGGAATAAGAGATGGGAATGACGATCGCAGAAAAAATCATCGCGGCAGCGGCTGGAGTGGACAGTGTAAAACCCGGAGATATCTATACGGTTTCACTGGATCATCTGATGAGCAATGACGGAACCACACATCTGACTGTTGATATGTACAACAATAAATTAAAAAATCCACATATCGCAGATACAAAGAAACTGGTATTTATCGTAGACCACAATGTACCGTCTGACAGCCCGAAAACAGCAGCATCCCAGAAAAAAATGAGAGATTTTGCGAGAGAAAATAATATTGATTTCTGGGAAGGAAAGGGTGTCTGCCACCAGATCATGATCGAGAATTATGTCCGTCCGGGACAGCTGATCTTCGGTGCTGACAGCCATACCTGTTCCTACGGAGCACTTGGTGCTTTCGGTACCGGTGTAGGATGTACAGATTTCCTTTACGGAATGGTAACCGGAACTTCCTGGGTCATGGTTCCGGAAACCGTAAAATTTAACCTGACAGGGAAGCTTCCTGAGGGCGTTTACGCAAGAGATCTGATCCTTACCATTATCGGCGAGATCGGGGCAAACGGCTGCAACTATCAGGCAATGGAGTTTACCGGTGAGGGCGCCAGAACCTTAAGCATCAGCGACCGTATGGCACTTTGCAACATGGCTGTTGAGGCTGGTGCGAAGACAGGAATCTTTGAGGCTGATGATAAAGCTCTGGAATATCTGAAAGAGCATGGACGTGAGCCAAAAGCGGTATATCACAGCGATCCGGATGCCGTTTACGCAAGAGAGTATACCTTTGATCTTTCAAAAGTCCGTCCGGTTGTAGCGAAGCCAGACTTTGTTGACAATGTGGTTCCGGCTGAGGAAACCTGCGGCATCAAGATCAACGAAGCGTTTCTTGGCTCCTGCAATAACGGCCGTATTGAAGACCTCCGTGTAGGCGCAGAGGTGATCAAAGGCAAAAAAGTTGCAGAGGGAGTTCGTTTCCTGGTTGTTCCTGCAAGCCAGACCATCTATCGTCAGGCATTAAAGGAGGGGCTTATCGATATCTTCATGGAAGCAGGGGCTATTGTTATGAACCCGAACTGCAGTGTATGCTGGGGAAGCTGCCAGGGTGTTATCGGCGAGAATGAGGTTCTGATCAGCACAGGAACCCGTAATTTCAAGGGACGTGCAGGGCATCCGAGCTCCAAGGTTTACCTGGGATCTGCGGCAACAGTTACTGCATCTGCCGTTGCAGGTGAGATTGCAACTGCTGACAGAGTATAAGAGTTTCAGAAAAGATTTAAATAATATATTCAGAAATTATCAGAGGATGATCCGTTTCGGCGTGGGTTCTTATAACAGGGCAGACAGAAAACATTTGCCTGATGATACGGAACGGAATAAACAGGAGATATACATATGGAAGCATTTACAGGAAAAGTGTGGGTACTTGGTGATGATATTGATACGGATATTATTATCCCGACGGAGTACCTTGCACTGAAAACCATTGACGATATGAAACAGTACGGATTCAGCCCCCTTCGTCCGGAGCTGGCCGGACAGATCCAAAAGGGCGACATTATTGTAGCAGGAAAGAACTTCGGGTGCGGATCCTCCAGAGAGCAGGCACCGGAGATCATCAAGGCACTGGGTGTGCAGTGTGTCATTGCGAAATCTTTTGCCCGGATCTTTTTCCGCAACTCCATTAACAACGGCCTTCTTCTTATTGAGCAGCCGGATCTTCATGACAATGTAAAAGAGGGAGATCAGGTTACGGTAGTAATGAATGAGCATGTAGAGCACAATGGAAAACAGTACCCGATCGCTTCTCTTCCAGAGAATCTGATGGATATCATCCAGGCTGGCGGACTGGTAAAAGCCATGCGTAAGCTGAACGGCCTGGACTAAAAAACGGAGAGGAGAGAAATAATGGGCGAGACGATCATTGAAAAAATTATCAGACATAATACAGGTAAGGCAGTAAAGCCTGGTGATATCGTGACGGTCAATGTGGACAGAGTGATGATCCATGATATCTTTATTCCGTTTGTAGCGGAAAAATTTGAGGAGATGGGCTTTCAGAAGCTGTGGGATCCGGACAAGGTTGTTCTGATCTATGACCATCTTGTACCGGCAAGTCAGCAGGATGATACCAGACATTTCCATGTGGGAGATGCTTTTGCAGCTAAATATGGCATGAAAAACGTACACAGAAGTGACGGTATCTGTCATCAGCTTATGACTGAGGCAGGTTATGTTAAACCCGGTAATATTGTATTTGGCACAGACAGCCATACCACGACTTATGGATGTGTCGGTGCGTTTTCTTCCGGCATCGGTTACACAGAGATGGCCAGCATCCTGGGAACAGGAACCATGTGGATCAAGGTTCCGGAAACCATAAAGGTTGTGATCGACGGAGAACTTCCGGAGAATGTCATGTCCAAGGATATCATCCTCCGCCTGATCGGTGATCTTCGTGCAGATGGAGCTACTTACCGTGCTCTGGAATTTTGCGGAAGCACCATTGAAAATATGTCTGTGGCAAGCCGTATGACTATGGCGAATATGGCAATTGAGGCCGGTGCGAAATGTGCACTTTTCACACCGGATGAGAAGACAGCTGCTTACTGCAACGTAGAGCTTGATGATTATCAGAAGAGTCTTGTGGGAGATGAGGATGCTGTCTACATGAAGACCATGACTTACAAGGCAGAAGATTTTGTGCCGGTAATGGCATGTCCGTCTCAGGTGGACAAGATCCGTGATGTCAGTGAGCTTCAGGGTGAGACCATCGACCAGGTATTCATCGGTTCCTGCACCAACGGACGTCTGGAGGACCTTATGGCGGCAGCAGAGGTGCTGAAGGGCAAAAAAGTTGCAGACTTTGTAAAACTGATCGTAACTCCTGCCAGCCGCAAAATTTACCGTCAGGCTATTGAGCTTGGCATTCTGGATACTCTTGCGGAAGCAGGGGCTATCATTACACATCCGGGTTGCGGACTTTGCTGCGGAAGGACCGGCGGAATCCTGACAGACGGGGAGAAGGTTGTGGCAACCAACAACCGTAATTTCCTGGGACGTATGGGAACTTCCAAGGTTCAGATCTATCTGGCATCTCCGAAAACTGCAGCAGCCTGTGCGATCGCAGGTAAGATCGTAATGCCGGAATAAGCAGCAGAAGATCCGTTCGGAAATACTGCTGACAGAAACATAAAAAAGAAACGTATGAAAGGACAGATTTTCGCGAGGAGTGGCAGTCTGTCTTTTTTTACCGGATCAGAAGGATCCGGGATAAGTCATTTTTACAGAAAATGGGATTTATTGTATTATAATAACAGCCAGTGTGACAACATAACATATATTACATAAGACTCGAGGGATAAGGGTATGGAGAAAAGATCAACCATCAGTAAAAAGACACTGAAGATCATACTTGGGATCTGCATTGGCGTAACAATCCTGGCAGTGGCAGGGTTATTTGTCTATACATACTTGGCAGATCACAATACGCTGGGACGGAAGATTTCCATATGGGGAGTGGATGTTTCCGGACTGGATGCAAAGCAGGCAGAAGAAAAGATCACTGCGGAATTTGCAGATCGTCCGGTATCCTTTCAGGAAAATGATCAGGAAGTTTACAGTACTACTTTGAAAGAGCTGGGCTACAGTCTCAATGAAGAAGCCCTTCTGAGTAAGCTTACAGAAATTCAGAAACAGCGGGAAGAGAGCCGGAAGCTTTTTCCAAAGGAAGAAAATATAGAACCGGAATGTCAGATCGAGGAAGATGAGGAGCAGGAAAAGCAGGCTCTCGATCTTTCAAATTTCGGTACGGAAGAAAGAAAAGCTTCTGTTGATGCAGCCATTCAGTACGATAAGGAGAAAAAAGAATTCACCCTTGTGAAACAGGTACAGGGGACGGAAATCGATCCGGATAAGCTGGAGACTACCGTGGACACAAATCTGAACGCAGCATTTGATACGGCTCTGCTTGGGGATACCATCACAGTACCGATCAACAAGCATGTGTATGTAAGCCCGACGGTCACTGTAACAGAGGATATGAAAAATAAGATTACAGACCTGAACAGCCAGCTGAAGAAATACCGCAGCAGTACAGTAACTTATACATTCGGAAGTGAAACGGCTGTTCTGGATTCCGATACGATCACATCCTGGCTGAAGGCTGAGGGGGAGACGCTGGCTTTAGATGAAGAAGCCATTAAAGCCTACATCAGTGAGCTTGCCAACAAATACAATACCATTTATGTTCCCCGCACCTTTCATACATCTGCGGGAACCGATGTGACCATTGAGGGAAATGAGTACGGCTACCGGATCGATCAGGACGGAGAATATTCTCAGCTTCTGGAAGACCTGAAAAACGGTACTGTTGTAACGAGAGAGCCTGTTTACAGCAAAAAAGGATATCAGAGAAACGGAACAGACGATCTGGCAGGCAGTTACATAGAGGTCAGTCTGGATGCACAGCATTTGTGGCTGTATAAGGACGGAAGCCTTGTGACGGAAACAGATATTGTCAGCGGTAAGCCGGTGAAGGGGCGTGAAACATATCGTGGTGCTTGGCCGATCGCCTACAAGGCGAGTCCCTTTAACCTTACCAGCAATGAATATGGTTACGATGTAAAGGTTAATTACTGGATGCCTTTTGTCTACGGACAGGGACTTCATGATGCGTCCTGGCAGTCATCCTTTGGCGGGAACCGTTATAAAACCAACGGAAGCCACGGCTGCATCAATTTGCCTAAGGATCAGGCAGCACTGATCTATAACACCATTGATGCAGGTTATCCGATCATTATTTACTGATATGAGCAAAAAAGCTTCGGAGAGATCCGGAGTTTTTTTTTATGCCTGAAAATGAAAATTATCATGTAAGCAGGATAGTAAATGATAAGATTTTTCAAAAGTACGTTAAAAAAAACACAAAAAATATCGAAAAAGTCTTGTCGAAACAGAAATAACGTGATATGATGATTCCGGAAATCGAGCTAATACACTTCTTGATTGCGGAGGAAGAGTGTTTTTCTCTTTTATTTGGGTGCAAATTGATAAAAAAACTCAAATAAGTGTTAGTTGGGGTTTCATTTTTTTATTTATGTATTGTTAAAAAAAAGACAATATATGAACAAGAATATCTACTATAAACGTCAGATTTTAGACTAAGAAAGGATAATGAAAGGTATGAAGTACAGTTATTATCCGGGTTGCACCCTGAGAACAAAGGCCAGAGATCTGGATGAGTATGCCAGAGCCAGTGCCACAGCCCTTGGGTTTGAGCTTGAGGAAATCGAGGACTGGCAGTGCTGTGGTGGTGTTTATCCGCTTGGCACAGATGAGATCGCCACAAAGCTTTCTTCCGTCCGTGCGCTGAACCAGGCAAAAGAAAAAGGCCAGGATCTGGTGACAATCTGTTCTGCCTGTCATCATGTGATCAAGCGTGTCAATGATGATATGAAAAACGTGGAAGATATCCGGACCAGAGCCAACAATTATATGCAGCTGGAAGCTCCCTATGAAGGAGAGACAACCGTTCTCCATTATCTGGAGGTTCTCCGGGACAGAGTCGGTTTTGATAAACTGAAAGAAAAAGTAGTAAATCCTCTTACCGGAAAGAAGATCGGAGCCTATTACGGATGTCTGCTTCTGAGACCTGGAAAGATCATGGCATTTGATGATCCGGAAAATCCAAGGATCATGGAAGATTTTATCCGTGCCCTTGGCGCTGAGCCTGTGATCTATCCTTATAGAAATGAATGCTGTGGAGGATATATATCCCTGAAAGAAAAAGAAATGTCACAGAATATGTGTGAAAAGATTGAAGAAAGCGCAGCAGGCTTTGGCGCAGATATGCTGATCACTGCCTGTCCGCTCTGCAAATACAATCTGAATAAAAATTCCGGAAATAAAATGCCGGTTTACTATTTTACAGAGCTTCTGGCAGAAGCCCTTGGCGTCAAAGAGGAGGTGGCAAAATGAGAGATAACCATTCTGCTGCGGAAAAAATAAAGGAGATCAGCGGAACCAATCCTCTGAAATGTATGAAGTGTGGCAAATGCTCTGCTACCTGCCCATCCTTTGACGAGATGGATATCAAGCCTCATCAGTTTGTGTCCTACGTGATCAATGAAAATATCGAAGCACTTGTAAATTCAGCATCTTTGTGGAAATGTCTTTCCTGCTTTGCCTGTGTGGAGCGGTGTCCGAGAGACGTAAAACCCGGAAAGATCATTGACGGGGCAAGACAGCTGGTTGTTCGGGAAAAAGGCGGCGACTATCTTTCACCAAATGAAATTCCGGAGCTTCTTGATCCGGAGCTTCCTCAGCAGCTGCTTGTAAGTGCGTTCAGAAGATACAGGAGGTGAGAAAGTGCAGAGAATCGGTGTATTTGTCTGTCATTGCGGAAGTAATATTGCCGCTACGGTAGACGTGAAAAAAGTTGTGGAAATCATTGCAAAAGAGCCTGGAGTTGTCCATGCAGAAGATTATCAGTATATGTGTTCCGAAGCAGGACAGTCCAGGATCCAGGAAGCCATCCGTGAAAAAAATCTCACAGGAGTGGTTGTCTGTTCCTGTTCTCCGCGTATGCATGAGGCAACTTTCCGTAAAGCAGCGGAAAAGGCCGGCCTGAATCCATATATGGTGGAGATCGCAAATATCCGTGAGCATTGTTCCTGGATCCACAAGGATATGCAGGAGGCTACGGAAAAGGCCGTGATCCTTGCAAGAGCAGCAGTAGCAAAAGTCAATTTAAATGCTCCTCTTCAGCCGGGAGAAAGCCGGGTTACAAAGAGAGCCCTGATCATCGGAGGCGGTATCGCCGGAATCCAGACGGCTCTTGATATTGCCGATGCAGGCTATGAAGTTGATATTGTGGAAAAAACACCAAGTATCGGCGGAAGAATGTCACAGCTTGACAAAACCTTCCCTACTCTGGATTGCTCCGCATGTATCCTTACTCCAAAAATGGTGGAGGCTGCAGCTCATGAAAAGATCAATATCTATACATACAGTGAAGTAGAAAAAGTTGCAGGTTTTGTAGGAGATTTTACCGTTGATATCCGCAAAAAAGCGCGAAGTGTCAACATGGACAAATGTACAGGCTGTGGAGTCTGCCAGGAAAAGTGTCCTTCCAAAAAGATTCCAAATGAGTTCAACAGAGGGCTGAACAACCGGTCAGCTATTTATACTCCGTTTGCACAGGCGATTCCAAATGTTCCTGTGATCGACAGAGAGCATTGCCTGAAATTTAAGACAGGCAAATGTGGTGTCTGCTCCAAAGTATGTCAGGCAGGAGCCATTGATTACGATCAGCAGGATGAGATCGTAACACAGAAATACGGAGCAATCGTGGTGGCAACCGGATTTGATACCATCAAGCTTGACAAATATGATGAATACGCATACAGCCAGAGCAAGGATGTGATCACATCTCTGGAGCTGGAGCGTATCATGAATGCTGCAGGACCTACAAAAGGACATCTTGAGCGCCTTTCCGATGGAAAAGCACCGAAGGAGATCGTATTTATCCAGTGTGTTGGAAGCCGTTGCTCCGATGACCGTGGAAAGCCATACTGTTCCAAGATCTGCTGTATGTACACAGCTAAGCATGCCATGCTGATCCGTGATAAATATCCGGATACCAATGTGACGGTATTTTATATTGATGTCCGTACACCTGGTAAAAACTTCGATGAGTTTTACAGAAGAGCAGTTGAGCAGTATAACGTAAACTACATCAAAGGTCAGGTAGGAAAAGTGATCCCGCAGCCGGATGGAACACTTCTTGTTCAGGGCTCGGATCTTCTTGACAATAAGCAGATCTTCAAGAAAGCAGATATGGTAGTTCTTGCAACAGCCATTGAGCCGAATCCGGATGTACGTAAGATCGCTACCATGCTTACTGCAAGTATTGACACCAACAATTTCCTTACAGAAGCTCATGCAAAGCTTCGTCCTGTAGAATCACCGACAGCAGGAATTTTCCTTTCCGGTGTATGCCAGGGACCAAAGGATATCCCGGAGACAGTTGCCCAGGCAGGAGCTGCGGCTGTAAAGGCCATAGGACTTCTTGCAAAGGATAAGCTGACAACCAATCCATGTACGGCAAAATCCGACGAGCTTCTCTGTAACGGATGCTCTACCTGTGCAAATGTATGTCCTTACGGAGCGATTTCCTATGAGGAGAAACAGGTCAACGATCACGGTATCCGTGAGACAAGAAGAGTTGCGGTTGTCAATACAGCACTTTGCCAGGGCTGCGGTGCCTGCACAGTAGCCTGCCCGTCAGGAGCCATGGACCTTCAGGGCTTCTCCAACAGACAGATTATCGCGGAGGTGGATGCAATATGTCGATAGAAACAAAGGAAGAATTCAGACCAAAGATCGTGGCATTCTGCTGTAACTGGTGCAGCTACGCCGGAGCAGACCTTGCCGGAAGCAGCCGTTTAAGCTATCCGGCGGATGTAAAGATCATCCGCGTGCCTTGTTCCTGCCGTGTCAATCCCATGTTCATCCTCCGTGCCTTTGAAAAAGGAGCCGATGGTGTGATCATGTGCGGATGCCATCCGGGAGACTGCCATTACAGTACCGGAAACTATTATGCAAGAAGACGTATGACACTTCTGTTTTCAATGCTGGATTATATTGGGGTAGAAAACGGAAGAACACGTGTTGAATGGGTATCTGCCGCAGAAGGCGTGAAATTTTCACAGACTATGAATGAGTTTGTTGAGAAGATCCATTCACTTGGTAAAAACGTGAGATTGGAGGATATAAGATGCAGGAGCTGATAAAACGTGCAAAAGAACTGCTTGCAGATGGCACGGTAGTCCGGGTTCTTGGGTGGAAAGCCGGAGATCTTGCCTTTAATCCGGAACCAGCCTATTTTGAAACACCGGAATCTCTGGAGGATTTTGTCTATGATGGATTCTGCGGTGCCAATTTAAGCAAATATATGATCGAAGCTTCCAAGCTGGAAGGAAAAACCATGGTCTGTCTGAAGCCCTGCGATACATATAGCTTTAACCAGCTTTTGAAAGAGCATCGTGTAGATAGAGAAAAAGCCTATATCGTAGGCGTTGGCTGTAAAGGAAAGTTGGATATTGAAAAGATCCGCAAAATGGGAATCAAGGGTATCCGGGGAATTTCCGGAGCAGAGATTACCGGAGATGCAGAGACATTGACTGTGGATACTGTTTACGGAGAAAAAACCTGTGCATACAAAGATGCCATGCTGGAACGCTGCCATGTATGTAAAGGAAAAGAGCATAAAATTTACGATGAACTGATCGGTGAGTCAAAGGAGACAAAGGACGCTGACCGTTTCGCAGAAATTGAGCGGATCGAGGCAATGAGTCCGGAAGAAAAATTTGCATTCTGGCAGAGTGAGCTGAGTAAATGTATCCGCTGTAATGCCTGCCGTAATGTATGTCCGGCCTGCAGTTGCCGCAAATGCGTTTTTGACAGCAATAAGTTCGACAGCGCCCAGAAGGCAAATGTGGATTCCTTTGAGGAAAAGATGTTCCATGTGATCCGTGCCTTCCATGTAGCAGGAAGATGTACGGACTGTGGCGAGTGCAGCAGAGTCTGTCCGCAGGGAATTCCCCTTCATCTGTTTAACCGTAAGTTTATCAAGGATATTGATGATTTTTACGGTGAGTACCAGGCAGGCGAGGATGCGGAGTCAAAGGGTCCGCTTACCAGCTTTACCTTTGATGATGTAGAGCCAGGGATCGTGGCAGAAAGGGGATAATGTATGTATAAGATCGCAGTAGAAAATCTGCCGGCATTATTCCGGAAAATTGCCGCAGACCAGGAATTATATTTACCGGTAAAGGTAAGTGAGCAGGTAAATTTCAAGGTATGGAGCGAGGATGCAGAAGTTTCCCTTGAAACACTGAAAACCGTAAAATCACCGAAGGATGTTTTCTTTCCGCAGAGTGAAAATCTCTATACCTGTAAAAAAGACGGGAAAAATATCAGCATTGAGCCTCAGGCACTGAAAGACCAGAATTTTGTCGTATTCGGAATGAGAGCCTGTGATGTGCAGGGCGTGAAGGTTCTCGACAATGTGTTCCTTGGGGATCCGGTGGATACTTTTTACCAGGCAAGAAGAGAACACGGAACCATCGTAGCTCTTGCCTGTCATGAACCGGAGGAAAGCTGCTTCTGTAAAGTATTTGGCATTGATGCCGCAGATCCGGAAGCAGATGTTGCAGCCTGGATCATCGAGGGAGAACTTTTTTGGAAGCCTCTCACAGAAAAGGGAAATGCTCTGACAGAAACTGTGAAGGAGCTTTTGGCAGATTCTGATGAGACAAGGGTAGAAGAGGAAAAGAAGGCGATCCGTGATATCATCGAACTTCTTCCATATTCACATCTTTCACTGGAAGGATGGGCGCAGGAAGAATACATGGATCGTTTCAACTCTCCTGTATGGGAGAAGCTGTACAAGCCGTGCCTTGCCTGTGGAACCTGTACCTTCGTATGTCCGACCTGTCAGTGCTATGACATCAAGGATTACGATACAGGGCACGGTGTTCACCGTTATCGCTGCTGGGATTCCTGCATGTACTCTGATTTTACCATGATGGCTCACGGAAACAACCGTACCAGCCAGATGCA from Blautia sp. SC05B48 encodes:
- a CDS encoding 4Fe-4S dicluster domain-containing protein, which encodes MRDNHSAAEKIKEISGTNPLKCMKCGKCSATCPSFDEMDIKPHQFVSYVINENIEALVNSASLWKCLSCFACVERCPRDVKPGKIIDGARQLVVREKGGDYLSPNEIPELLDPELPQQLLVSAFRRYRR
- a CDS encoding LeuD/DmdB family oxidoreductase small subunit, whose protein sequence is MEAFTGKVWVLGDDIDTDIIIPTEYLALKTIDDMKQYGFSPLRPELAGQIQKGDIIVAGKNFGCGSSREQAPEIIKALGVQCVIAKSFARIFFRNSINNGLLLIEQPDLHDNVKEGDQVTVVMNEHVEHNGKQYPIASLPENLMDIIQAGGLVKAMRKLNGLD
- a CDS encoding 3-isopropylmalate dehydratase large subunit produces the protein MGMTIAEKIIAAAAGVDSVKPGDIYTVSLDHLMSNDGTTHLTVDMYNNKLKNPHIADTKKLVFIVDHNVPSDSPKTAASQKKMRDFARENNIDFWEGKGVCHQIMIENYVRPGQLIFGADSHTCSYGALGAFGTGVGCTDFLYGMVTGTSWVMVPETVKFNLTGKLPEGVYARDLILTIIGEIGANGCNYQAMEFTGEGARTLSISDRMALCNMAVEAGAKTGIFEADDKALEYLKEHGREPKAVYHSDPDAVYAREYTFDLSKVRPVVAKPDFVDNVVPAEETCGIKINEAFLGSCNNGRIEDLRVGAEVIKGKKVAEGVRFLVVPASQTIYRQALKEGLIDIFMEAGAIVMNPNCSVCWGSCQGVIGENEVLISTGTRNFKGRAGHPSSKVYLGSAATVTASAVAGEIATADRV
- a CDS encoding L,D-transpeptidase family protein; protein product: MEKRSTISKKTLKIILGICIGVTILAVAGLFVYTYLADHNTLGRKISIWGVDVSGLDAKQAEEKITAEFADRPVSFQENDQEVYSTTLKELGYSLNEEALLSKLTEIQKQREESRKLFPKEENIEPECQIEEDEEQEKQALDLSNFGTEERKASVDAAIQYDKEKKEFTLVKQVQGTEIDPDKLETTVDTNLNAAFDTALLGDTITVPINKHVYVSPTVTVTEDMKNKITDLNSQLKKYRSSTVTYTFGSETAVLDSDTITSWLKAEGETLALDEEAIKAYISELANKYNTIYVPRTFHTSAGTDVTIEGNEYGYRIDQDGEYSQLLEDLKNGTVVTREPVYSKKGYQRNGTDDLAGSYIEVSLDAQHLWLYKDGSLVTETDIVSGKPVKGRETYRGAWPIAYKASPFNLTSNEYGYDVKVNYWMPFVYGQGLHDASWQSSFGGNRYKTNGSHGCINLPKDQAALIYNTIDAGYPIIIY
- a CDS encoding LeuD/DmdB family oxidoreductase small subunit, coding for MDKGTIFKFHNDLDTDQIIASQYLLLPNLDEMKGHTFESLDPDFSKKVKPGDFVVGGENFGCGSSREQAPGVLKALGVKAVIAKSFARIFFRNAINIGLPAIVCKDLPDAVKTGDTLELHMSEGTAVANGKTYSCTKLPEYMQNILNQGGLIASLNREEE
- a CDS encoding CoB--CoM heterodisulfide reductase iron-sulfur subunit B family protein gives rise to the protein MKYSYYPGCTLRTKARDLDEYARASATALGFELEEIEDWQCCGGVYPLGTDEIATKLSSVRALNQAKEKGQDLVTICSACHHVIKRVNDDMKNVEDIRTRANNYMQLEAPYEGETTVLHYLEVLRDRVGFDKLKEKVVNPLTGKKIGAYYGCLLLRPGKIMAFDDPENPRIMEDFIRALGAEPVIYPYRNECCGGYISLKEKEMSQNMCEKIEESAAGFGADMLITACPLCKYNLNKNSGNKMPVYYFTELLAEALGVKEEVAK
- a CDS encoding 3-isopropylmalate dehydratase large subunit encodes the protein MGETIIEKIIRHNTGKAVKPGDIVTVNVDRVMIHDIFIPFVAEKFEEMGFQKLWDPDKVVLIYDHLVPASQQDDTRHFHVGDAFAAKYGMKNVHRSDGICHQLMTEAGYVKPGNIVFGTDSHTTTYGCVGAFSSGIGYTEMASILGTGTMWIKVPETIKVVIDGELPENVMSKDIILRLIGDLRADGATYRALEFCGSTIENMSVASRMTMANMAIEAGAKCALFTPDEKTAAYCNVELDDYQKSLVGDEDAVYMKTMTYKAEDFVPVMACPSQVDKIRDVSELQGETIDQVFIGSCTNGRLEDLMAAAEVLKGKKVADFVKLIVTPASRKIYRQAIELGILDTLAEAGAIITHPGCGLCCGRTGGILTDGEKVVATNNRNFLGRMGTSKVQIYLASPKTAAACAIAGKIVMPE
- a CDS encoding CoB--CoM heterodisulfide reductase iron-sulfur subunit A family protein — protein: MQRIGVFVCHCGSNIAATVDVKKVVEIIAKEPGVVHAEDYQYMCSEAGQSRIQEAIREKNLTGVVVCSCSPRMHEATFRKAAEKAGLNPYMVEIANIREHCSWIHKDMQEATEKAVILARAAVAKVNLNAPLQPGESRVTKRALIIGGGIAGIQTALDIADAGYEVDIVEKTPSIGGRMSQLDKTFPTLDCSACILTPKMVEAAAHEKINIYTYSEVEKVAGFVGDFTVDIRKKARSVNMDKCTGCGVCQEKCPSKKIPNEFNRGLNNRSAIYTPFAQAIPNVPVIDREHCLKFKTGKCGVCSKVCQAGAIDYDQQDEIVTQKYGAIVVATGFDTIKLDKYDEYAYSQSKDVITSLELERIMNAAGPTKGHLERLSDGKAPKEIVFIQCVGSRCSDDRGKPYCSKICCMYTAKHAMLIRDKYPDTNVTVFYIDVRTPGKNFDEFYRRAVEQYNVNYIKGQVGKVIPQPDGTLLVQGSDLLDNKQIFKKADMVVLATAIEPNPDVRKIATMLTASIDTNNFLTEAHAKLRPVESPTAGIFLSGVCQGPKDIPETVAQAGAAAVKAIGLLAKDKLTTNPCTAKSDELLCNGCSTCANVCPYGAISYEEKQVNDHGIRETRRVAVVNTALCQGCGACTVACPSGAMDLQGFSNRQIIAEVDAICR
- a CDS encoding 4Fe-4S dicluster domain-containing protein, with amino-acid sequence MQELIKRAKELLADGTVVRVLGWKAGDLAFNPEPAYFETPESLEDFVYDGFCGANLSKYMIEASKLEGKTMVCLKPCDTYSFNQLLKEHRVDREKAYIVGVGCKGKLDIEKIRKMGIKGIRGISGAEITGDAETLTVDTVYGEKTCAYKDAMLERCHVCKGKEHKIYDELIGESKETKDADRFAEIERIEAMSPEEKFAFWQSELSKCIRCNACRNVCPACSCRKCVFDSNKFDSAQKANVDSFEEKMFHVIRAFHVAGRCTDCGECSRVCPQGIPLHLFNRKFIKDIDDFYGEYQAGEDAESKGPLTSFTFDDVEPGIVAERG
- a CDS encoding 4Fe-4S dicluster domain-containing protein codes for the protein MYKIAVENLPALFRKIAADQELYLPVKVSEQVNFKVWSEDAEVSLETLKTVKSPKDVFFPQSENLYTCKKDGKNISIEPQALKDQNFVVFGMRACDVQGVKVLDNVFLGDPVDTFYQARREHGTIVALACHEPEESCFCKVFGIDAADPEADVAAWIIEGELFWKPLTEKGNALTETVKELLADSDETRVEEEKKAIRDIIELLPYSHLSLEGWAQEEYMDRFNSPVWEKLYKPCLACGTCTFVCPTCQCYDIKDYDTGHGVHRYRCWDSCMYSDFTMMAHGNNRTSQMQRFRQRFMHKLVYYPLNNDGMFSCVGCGRCVEKCPESLNIVKVIKAFEKQGGEKNE
- a CDS encoding hydrogenase iron-sulfur subunit; the protein is MSIETKEEFRPKIVAFCCNWCSYAGADLAGSSRLSYPADVKIIRVPCSCRVNPMFILRAFEKGADGVIMCGCHPGDCHYSTGNYYARRRMTLLFSMLDYIGVENGRTRVEWVSAAEGVKFSQTMNEFVEKIHSLGKNVRLEDIRCRS